The Malaclemys terrapin pileata isolate rMalTer1 chromosome 7, rMalTer1.hap1, whole genome shotgun sequence nucleotide sequence GGCCTTGAGCTCCGACCGCATTAGCAAGACCCGATCTGCCATTGTCTTCACATTGTCCTTCCTGTGAAGGGGAGAGAGTGAGCCAGTAGTGGAATTTAGCCATGTCTATCCATGCCCCGGTATGACAGCTCCTCCCTTCAACACCCCATTTTGGAACCGGCACCACTTACCACTCAGCGAAGAGCTGTGGGCAGGTGAGGGTGGTAGCCACGATACGTGCTCCTTGTGAGGGAGGGTTGGACCAGATGGTGCGGACAATCTTCTCCATCTGGGAAAGGACACGCTGCACGTTGTCAGTGTCCTTCCCCACCACACTCAGGTTCCCCACTCGCTCATCTGGAGACAGACATGGAGACGTGAGCCACTGGAcccagcccctgtgccccacaTCCCGGCAGGCTTCACCCACCACTCCCAGGGAGGCTGGCCCAAGCTGCAGGGTTAGCTGCTGCCAGATGGATACTCACTGTAGAGCCCGAAGTTCTTGGAGAAGGACTGAGCACAGAAGAGTTCGAAGCCCTCAGAGACAAAGTACCGCACAGCCCAGGCATCTCTGTCCAGGCAGCCGGAGGCAAAGCCCTGATAGGCTGAGTCAAAGAATGGGAACAGGAACCGGCGCTGCAGACAGGAAGATAATTAGAGGGGAGACCCCGCCCCTACCCCTAAGAACCCCTTGTCCccatttctgccccctcccctcacccaaacAGGGTGGGCTAATCTGCTGGGAAGTCCTTTAAGAGTCAGTGTGAatctggggcagggtgggaacCCCTTCAAGcctgactggagcactgtcattaGGACTTGAATGAAGAGGGAGACTTAGAGACAAGCTGGGGAGTGTGTCAAATCACAGCCCAGCGGATGGGAGAGGACGGCCACTGCaaggaaacagcagcagctgcctcccACACCACCGGGGAGAAAGACAGAGGTGTCCCCTTTACCTGGCTAGCGTGTTCTTTGGGGGACAGGcacccaggagagagagagagagggcagtcTTTCCAGATGCACATGTACCAGCCAGAGCCAGAGATTAGAGGCAAGTTAGCAGCACAAGCAGAACTGGGGCAATTTAAACATCGTGTGGTGTCCAAGAGCAGACTTCTACTGGTCCCAGCCCCTCCTCATTCTTACCAAAGCCTCCAACAACTCACCGGGGAGGGGCCCTTTCTCCCACCCCTCACTCAGCtttgcccacccccacctctcccccaaatAGAGTCTAGAGTCCTGTTTGTGCTCTGGTTGGCTCAAGGGCTTCCTGGCCACACtacagccctctccccaccagtCTCCTCAGTGCAGATACCTTCATGACAGCAGCAATCTGTTTCCACTGCTCCAGAGTGGGGTCTGTGCCAGTTGGGTTGTGCGCACAGGCATGCAGAATAAAGATGGAGAACTCCGGTGCACTCTGAGGAAAGAGCAGTTCTCAGTCACGCGCACACAGCCGAGGGCCCACATCCAGTCAGCCACCAGCTGCCTTGGCCACTGTGCTGGACTATCACACATCTGGCTCCAGTCCCCCCAGGCAGAAAACTGGCAGGCTCCTGCCCAGAAGGGCCTGGCTGATCCAAAACTAGGGCCGCTGGTGCCTTTGGATGCAGCTCAGGAGCTCTCCTCTCCAAGGCACTCTTACCCACCTCCATGTCCTCCAGGAGCCCCTCCAGGTCCAGCCCCCTCTTAGCAGCATCCCAGTAGCGATAGGCCCGGATATCCTTAAAGCCAGCGTTCACAAACACAGAGTTATGGTTCTCTGAGGAGAGAGAAGACCAGTCCATCTGTACTGGagagctgcccctgagccagccagttccTCCAGTCCTGACTTAGGTTGCCTCCCGCCACACCACCCACGGAGGAGGGGGTGAACCTCTCCCTTGTTCGTATGAgacaccccgccccccagtgtgAAGAGTCTGGCTGGGCTGCTCCCACCTTACCCACTTGTCCTGCAGGCTCCAGTGAGCAGTAAGCATGAACACGCTGCAGCACTCACCCCAGGAAGGAGAAGAGATGTAGACAGGAGTTGTTGTGTTGTTGTTTCCATTGTACCAGCGCCGCAGGAACTCTGCTCCGATGCGCAGTGCGCCAGTCCCGCCCAAGCACTGAACGCCTCCTAcctggaaggcagagggggtcacAAAGAGCCTGCCACCAACAGATGGCATCAGTGCAGAGATAACAAGGAAACATCAGAAAGGGACAGAGTGAGATGAGCCTCGCTGGCCTCCAATTACACTAAAGGGATCAACCCCCCACAGACCAAGAATTCAGCACCCCTCATCCAATCGGAGGCAGATCCCTTTCGTTGCCACAGCCCAGAACAGCACCTCCTAGGCCAGGCTTCCTGAcctcagagcagcagctcctctgcCATACCGGGGCAAGCTCTGCTCCTCAGTGACCACTAACTATTTAGCTCCTTATAGGGCCCCATACCATGGTATCAGAGCACCTGTTTCCAGGCCAACCAGGACTTTCATACTGCAGCCATGTAGTTCAGCACTGACCATGGGATGCACTAACACACCTAAATAACCCCACATCACATCATCTACCCTCAGCTCCAATCCTGCTGTCACCCCTCCTTAAACAGCTTCTCTCGCATTTCTCACACCCCCTTTGGGCCTTGGCAGGTTCAGCTGTTTCTGTCACACCCGTTGACCCTTCCCATCAGAGTCCTAGGGCAGATGCCTGGCCATGGTTCAACATCAGGTGGCAGGACCCAGATCTTCTGCCTTCCCTCTGGGAGAGGTTTCCTATCGGTTTCTGGTATTCAGCATCTAGATAGGAGCCTAAACCCTGCATGTTCAGAGAGCTCTGAGCATTCACACCAACAGCTCCATGCAGCCAGAATGCAGACTTGAAACTGAGCTCAGTGCCAGACCAGTCAGGGCAAACTCTGCAATCCTGGCAAGATCTATCCCACCTTCCAGGACCCCTCCAGAGACCCCATTCACCAGTATGTCTCAGCAAGGAGTCGCTTCCCCCCAGAGCTTACACGATTCTCCTTAATAGCACAACTGTCCTCCCCAAGCGCGATCCTTGAAGCGTTGGCCCGGAACTCAGGCAGGCCAAGGATCGGCAGGTATTCATGGTTCAAGCTGGCATCATTGGCGATCTTCTGCTCAACTTTCTTCACCACTGGCAGGACCCAGGGCTGCCCCTCATCTGTGCGATAGGCTGtaagagagaaaaggagagtCTGACACTCCACAAGCCATGTCCCGAGGGGACATTCAGCCAGAAAAACTTACCCACAGTTATTAGACTAGGTCTCTTTCCCATTCTCGCAATTGCTGTTCAGATCCAGAGGTTGAGACCATGGGGAGGGCAGGATAGGAGGGGAACGGTACGTTTTCTTATGACCTGGGATGTGTCCTTTACAGACCGTCTCTGGAATCCATAGGCCatagcacctccctcccccacccccaggttccccatcaaaacatttcatgagTAAAGAAGCTAAATTAGGAAGTGATTAGAAGAATCCTGTTAACCTTCCAAACGCCAAGGGACAGTACAAGCTGCACTACACTAGCAATGCTGCTTCTGGACAGACCCCCACACAGAAGCACCTGACTTATAGTGATCCAAGTAGTGCCACCTTCCTACCATCCAGTGCACATGCTGTGGATTAGGCTCGtaagctctgtggagcagggatgAGTCTTCCTGTCCATTCCCGACAGCACTGAGCATGCTTGATGGAACTGGTAAATCCATGTCACAGGGAAGTGACTGTAACTGAAATAACATTtcctcagcacctttcaggacaAAATGCTTTCTAAACCAGTCCACATGTGCAGAgaaatgcagccccctctgcatGTAAGTCAGAAGCAGGACGGGAAAACAGCATACAACATGCTGCAGACTAGCTGAGATGAAGAGATGCTGGGGCAAACCCTAGGTCTTGAGAAAAGGGCCATGGGTTATTTAGCATCTGTCTAACCCTAAAGGCCTACGCACAACATACGGCATGGAACTCCAGTTATCTGCCTTGGAAGGGAGAGCAGAGCTGACCGTGCCAGCAGGGAATCTTAGAATCAATTCCCCTCCACTGGGCTCTGCCAGGAACAGGCATCTGGGATCCACTCTGCAATTATGGAGTCTGGGCCATTTTACACCGGGGGGCTCCCATATTGTTCCCTAAATGGAACAGAATCAGAATGAGAAAGACTGAATTTGGACAAAGATTAGGATACAGACCTCTGCCTCTGGTTTCAAGGCAACTAGGGGCATTAGAGACTGAAAATAGTTGCCCTCAACAACTGTTCATTCACCCTGACATGAGATGAGTTACTAGTTCTCCCCCAGACAGGTGTCCAGTGCAAGGGTCACACTGGCACCAATCTGCTCTCTCGACACCACTCAAGAGTAGTTCTTACTGAATGAAGTGTGCAGACTGACGTCCATTCTGCCCTCGGTGGCGATAGTGCCCGATTCCCAGGGTCGGGCGTATtacctggggcagggctgagtaGGGGAAACCTATGTGGGAGGGCACAGCACTGACTAGAGAGTTCGGTCATGGCGCTGGCACCCTACAAAGGCAGATCACACGCTAACCCTTCGCACCTCTCTAGGACCTTCTGTCCCAGCACCTCACCGTCTGAACTTTACCAGACTCAGCCTGGACCCTGCCTCCTGTGCCGAGGACAAAGATCacgcctccctcccacccagcttTACTTTGCGCAAGGAGGCAacccatccaaggtcacacagtgcgGGGGTAGTCCTGAAACGGAGCCAGCCCACCAGGCCTTCTGACtctgcctccaccccccacccaccgGACCTCCTCCTCTAAGGGCCTGGCTGCCAGCATCCTGGCTCAGCTTAGCACAGGGAAAGGGCCCAAGggggggcagagcatggggcCCAAGGGGGGCTGGAGGCCAAATGGGAAGTGAGCACTGAGCATGGCCTGGGGCAGCTGCAGGGCAATGGGGCCTAGAAGTAAGAGGGGAGACCCCCAAGCACAGCTAGTGTTCAGGTGACCCATTGTGGAAACAGGAAATAACTCAGGGAGGGGCCGGTCACCCACCTTCTAGAACCACCACAACCCCCTGGCTGATCTGAGGCCCCCCATTGGCCCCATATCAGCCCAGGTCACGCCTCGCCACCCGCCCCCCCAGTCCGGGATCAGACACAGGGGCCACTGGGAGCCCACCAGACtgacccattccccacccccagcttcccactcaccccccccattccccgcccccccctcacacacacacccatcccccctcactcatcacccacccctgcccagctcccctcaTTCACCgctccccctcatccccccacccccctcattcactgcccccctccccctcattcACCCCCCCTCActcgccccccggccccgcccgcactccccgcccccccacacacacacccatcccccctaagtcccccctcactcaccgccccccccccccggcccggccccactcactcaccgccccccccccccccggcccggccccactcactcaccgccccccccccccggcccggccccactcactcaccgcccccccccccggcccggcccggccccactcactcaccaccccccccccaggcccggcccggccccactcactcaccgcccccccccggcccggccccactcactcaccgcccccccccggcccggcccggccccactcactcaccgcccccccccggccccactcactcaccggcccggccccactcactcaccgccccc carries:
- the GOT1 gene encoding aspartate aminotransferase, cytoplasmic, encoding MAAGSVFASVPRAPPVAVFQLTADFREDRDPRKVNLGVGAYRTDEGQPWVLPVVKKVEQKIANDASLNHEYLPILGLPEFRANASRIALGEDSCAIKENRVGGVQCLGGTGALRIGAEFLRRWYNGNNNTTTPVYISSPSWENHNSVFVNAGFKDIRAYRYWDAAKRGLDLEGLLEDMESAPEFSIFILHACAHNPTGTDPTLEQWKQIAAVMKRRFLFPFFDSAYQGFASGCLDRDAWAVRYFVSEGFELFCAQSFSKNFGLYNERVGNLSVVGKDTDNVQRVLSQMEKIVRTIWSNPPSQGARIVATTLTCPQLFAEWKDNVKTMADRVLLMRSELKARLQALGTPGTWNHITEQIGMFSFTGLNPKQVEYMIKEKHIYLMASGRINMCGLTTKNLDYVASSIHEAVTKFQ